In the Gasterosteus aculeatus chromosome X, fGasAcu3.hap1.1, whole genome shotgun sequence genome, one interval contains:
- the cspg4 gene encoding chondroitin sulfate proteoglycan 4, with amino-acid sequence MRATRLVPVAALLTLLTLLLCLPSPGYGESYFGDSHCTLQAVQDVSTFQLSLQIKTSRRSGLLFLAAGREDYLFLELLNGKVQARMNMGAGDVTLFSFQGLSLNNLEEHNISLTLRDHKLTMTIDELYPTSVPVDDDGELLNIDTGIWLGGTGSLDAPYLNNFIPPFRGCMTEVKFESHQFDILGEAFKQCHDTKESCSSEFEAGDGETTSFSTPDSFVSFPTWSGASGAPRVLEILMKTTIEDALLVFHPGRESDFIAIGVVKGYLKGVLDIGSGLQVLENTQVQLDDDQWHRVRVKVSQDTFVMNVDSQSSSLPLDSSHKLDLVGNLYLGGIQGIMKDVFRESGSLIRAEEEMTAESFIGCLGEIKVNEKDRSLRDALVTKDVHVKCEGEDYDYSSYYETDATTSSTPRILYSDMDINYQHCNPTDDTPEIFQNVTKLLDVTPLLVPEGGEALLSIHNLNPTFNLSAAGMHQSQIIFTIENDPWYGSVDINTNTRRTQKFTLLDVINKKVKYMHDGDKSHADQVRLQVVAESNSYLPECLKASHEYVLSVEILPVDDVPQEIPITENGRTRLGPSLIKITESDTRCDESVVTLSSELSMEVGYLENGQQPGRSITEFSCKELKDGNIFFIHTGGRATEITFEVLDGQSISHSTTFTLSVTQPHLTIVANTGLLLSQGSNASIGVQNLSVIAHPRNGDIVFDITQPLIFGELQIMTSDRRYRQVTTFHQFDLDQDLLRYVSTESTDQEDIVTEQIQFDAHLGQYSLWNHTFLIKIVPAQVKVAIFPLEMKAGTEETIVLTKLHAEVKGKNPDPQTVQYILVKPPTIGSLMLSDRELNEGDTFTQNDILENTVSYSCYRTVASTDQFQFRILADGQYSPLYTLPITILANADAPVLTTQRLVVLQGGENALNENYLWIQSPSSTDFMYRVTEEPKYGRLMRDTPPGQPKFEGAIRVFSNEDLKFERLIYKHDGSKTNSDEFYFSAVDQAAEDYPKDTVDGVFRISIQPRNEHAPVRVVDKVFNIVRHDQRLLTTDVIQFKDDDSGFNDTQIVYARAGILSGNIVSTSNPSQPLFRFTQADLRDKNILFVHHGADRERFSLQVSDGFHSTTALLEIHAGEPYLRVANNTIVVIDHGSTKTLNTTLLSADSNMDIRDDSEIKFQVTSPPDDGRIIVSGVEAAEFTLEDLKKAVVSYEHNYESLRSKDSFGFRIQARGHSEEGTFRIKIFKQGYLSEPEVINNKVIISYEGEHTVINQDHLKVEQADILPMEMVFIITGLPLLGHLVKLTNSTGSPVLDYIHSFTQEDINRGHVLYVSATFEGDDAFTVDVSNGFTTVEDLRVSVNIVPQLIPIHTFNFTVREGLSRAIDAEIVNISHPFYTSENIDFVVEEAPQHGEIAYLARKEVINFTWKELKLGHIYYVHDSTESTEDSFTLSASAYEIERRSLPVTIRVTVIPVNDEPPNLARNTGLEVLAGEEADITPSMLSTEDGDTPAKELVYHVEGPTGGMLALKEAPEEGILNFTQAHIDKGEVIFIHEGEESGGFSFTVTDGEHTSPLYRFVVTARPLTITMVTQEELMVFPGTRQSITSANLGAVTNEDGNEINYAIIRLPRLGRLILANDRNQYEEITRFSQTQLESGLVYYEHQIPEEPFWLVRDSVELTLLSPPALDVHHILPITISYLAPHSNLSSQLWKNKGLEIVQGQRKVIDDSMLDASNLLADLPEDDRADVDVVFHVERFPDHGRITLGGRDLPRNAPSFMQEDVTQGKLEYVHDGSGFPNDAFFFQARIKSEGEGSASTAGALMLEEVFKVSIKPRGSDSPELVTIDMLLEVLQGSTTLLTQKHLNTRDEDSPPHEVRFKVTKDPSNGQLLDMLTMRPVSEFTQEMVNRGQVGFSSDGSLANGFMEFVVSDGEHQTEAHTLHFGVLARTLFLDKASEIKVKQGDDETLVTEEMLKATTGGPVEEDILYKITNVPKYAAVMVDRQPTSAFTQKQIKEGRVSVRFVKSTSPRDSVSFVARSKAANVSSVLNITVQPLANIAQDPLLPQGALVQLDRKLLDATLLANKTRSSPTFTVIQQPQGAHFVRSKGPGAGQPVDTFSQRDLDEGRIAMEILNSASGSQGGVSQDEARFLLKAHGVPPAECVLSFQTGPYNASGVYPLTLLRVPSEAPSNELPEAGSPRSTSASPRWRDDSVWPRADAPTTTTSSGSGSSGKPHVSRRNNFWSILIPILVLLLLLLLAAFLAYYLIRKNKTGKHDVQTAASKPKNGEVASAETFRKTDPANNIPMSNMASKDADPELLQHCRTTDPALKKNQYWV; translated from the exons AATCCTACTTTGGGGACAGCCACTGCACTTTACAAGCCGTTCAAGATGTCTCCACCTTCCAGCTGTCCCTACAGATCAAGACGAGTCGCCGAAGTGGGCTGTTGTTTCTGGCTGCAGGAAGGGAGGATTACCTGTTTCTCGAACTCCTAAACGGGAAGGTACAG GCCCGGATGAACATGGGGGCTGGTGACGTGACACTTTTTTCATTCCAAGGACTGTCGCTGAACAACCTCGAGGAACACAACATCTCGCTGACGCTGCGCGACCACAAACTCACCATGACCATTGACGAGCTCTATCCAACATCTGTTCCTGTGGACGACGATGGCGAACTGCTCAATATCGACACAGGCATCTGGCTCGGAGGAACAGGGTCCCTGGATGCTCCTTACCTCAACAATTTCATTCCCCCTTTCCGTGGCTGCATGACTGAGGTCAAATTTGAGTCCCACCAGTTCGACATCCTCGGCGAGGCGTTCAAACAATGCCACGATACGAAGGAGTCCTGCAGCAGTGAGTTTGAGGCCGGTGATGGGGAGACGACTAGTTTCAGCACCCCCGATTCCTTTGTGTCCTTCCCTACCTGGAGTGGGGCTAGCGGTGCTCCACGAGTCTTAGAAATCTTAATGAAAACCACCATTGAGGACGCGTTGCTTGTTTTCCACCCTGGCCGAGAGTCCGACTTCATTGCAATTGGTGTTGTGAAAGGCTATCTCAAAGGAGTGCTCGACATCGGCAGTGGCTTGCAGGTTCTGGAGAATACCCAGGTTCAGCTGGATGATGATCAGTGGCATAGAGTTCGTGTTAAAGTCAGTCAGGACACTTTCGTCATGAATGTAGATAGCCagtcttcctcccttcctcttgaCTCATCGCACAAATTGGACCTGGTTGGAAACTTGTATCTAGGGGGCATACAGGGGATAATGAAGGACGTCTTTCGTGAGAGCGGGTCCTTAATACgtgcagaggaggaaatgaCAGCAGAATCCTTCATTGGTTGTTTGGGAGAAATCAAAGTGAATGAGAAAGATAGAAGCCTACGGGACGCTCTTGTGACCAAAGACGTTCATGTTAAATGTGAAGGAGAGGATTATGACTACTCAAGCTACTATGAAACAGACGCAACTACATCTTCTACACCTCGCATCCTATATTCTGATATGGACATCAACTACCAGCATTGCAACCCAACAGATGACACGCCAGAGATATTCCAAAATGTCACAAAACTCCTTGATGTCACCCCATTGCTTGTGCCCGAAGGTGGGGAAGCTTTACTTTCCATCCACAACCTAAATCCTACATTTAACCTCAGTGCCGCAGGAATGCATCAATCTCAGATTATCTTTACTATCGAGAACGACCCCTGGTATGGCTCTGTTGACATAAACACTAATACGAGACGCACACAAAAGTTCACTCTTCTCGATGTCATCAATAAGAAAGTTAAATATATGCATGATGGAGATAAAAGTCATGCAGATCAAGTCCGTCTGCAGGTGGTTGCTGAAAGTAACAGCTACCTTCCAGAATGTTTAAAGGCTTCTCATGAGTATGTCCTCTCAGTGGAAATTCTTCCAGTTGATGACGTACCACAAGAAATCCCCATCACGGAAAACGGCAGAACTCGATTGGGCCCATCTCTTATCAAAATCACAGAGTCTGACACCCGCTGTGACGAATCAGTAGTAACTCTGAGCTCAGAGCTTTCCATGGAAGTTGGTTACCTAGAAAACGGTCAGCAGCCAGGAAGGAGCATTACAGAGTTCTCTTGCAAGGAATTAAAAGACGGAAATATCTTTTTCATACACACAGGGGGTAGAGCTACTGAAATTACCTTCGAGGTGTTGGATGGACAGTCAATAAGTCATTCAACTACTTTTACATTATCTGTGACACAGCCACATTTGACTATTGTCGCCAACACTGGTCTTCTCTTGTCTCAAGGAAGCAATGCCTCCATAGGTGTTCAAAATCTGTCAGTGATCGCCCATCCTCGTAATGGGGATATTGTGTTTGACATTACACAACCTTTGATATTTGGAGAACTACAGATTATGACAAGTGATAGAAGGTACAGGCAGGTTACAACATTCCATCAATTTGATCTAGATCAAGACCTCCTTCGGTATGTCAGCACCGAATCTACTGACCAGGAAGATATTGTGACCGAGCAGATTCAATTCGATGCCCACCTGGGGCAGTACTCCCTGTGGAACCACACCTTCTTGATCAAGATCGTCCCTGCACAAGTGAAAGTTGCCATTTTTCCACTAGAAATGAAGGCAGGTACAGAGGAAACAATTGTACTCACAAAGCTTCATGCTGAGGTAAAAGGGAAAAATCCGGATCCACAAACTGTACAATACATCCTTGTCAAGCCTCCAACAATTGGTAGCCTCATGTTGTCAGACAGAGAGTTGAATGAGGGGGACACCTTTacacaaaatgacattttgGAGAATACTGTTAGCTACAGTTGCTACAGAACTGTGGCTAGTACAGACCAGTTCCAGTTCAGAATCCTCGCTGATGGTCAGTACTCTCCACTGTACACCCTTCCCATTACCATCCTCGCCAATGCCGATGCTCCTGTTTTGACCACTCAGAGACTGGTTGTCTTGCAGGGTGGTGAGAATGCTCTGAATGAAAACTATCTGTGGATACAATCTCCAAGTTCCACAGATTTTATGTACCGGGTCACAGAGGAGCCGAAGTATGGGCGACTTATGAGGGACACCCCACCTGGGCAGCCTAAATTTGAGGGAGCGATAAGGGTATTCAGCAACGAAGACCTCAAGTTTGAAAGGCTTATTTACAAGCACGACGGctccaaaacaaacagtgaTGAGTTCTATTTTTCAGCAGTTGATCAAGCGGCAGAAGATTACCCTAAGGACACAGTGGATGGAGTTTTCAGAATATCCATCCAACCAAGGAACGAGCATGCTCCTGTGAGGGTTGTGGACAAAGTCTTCAACATAGTCCGCCACGACCAGCGTCTACTAACAACCGATGTCATCCAGTTCAAAGACGACGACTCTGGTTTCAATGACACACAAATTGTGTACGCTCGCGCGGGAATCCTCTCGGGCAACATCGTCTCAACATCTAACCCCTCACAGCCCCTGTTCCGTTTCACACAAGCCGACCTGCGAGACAAGAACATCCTCTTTGTTCACCACGGAGCCGACCGGGAGCGGTTCTCCCTGCAGGTGTCGGATGGCTTCCACAGCACCACCGCACTACTTGAGATCCACGCGGGCGAGCCCTATCTCCGAGTGGCCAACAACACAATCGTGGTCATCGACCACGGAAGCACAAAGACCCTTAACACAACCTTGCTGAGCGCCGACTCCAACATGGACATCAGAGACGATAGCGAGATCAAGTTCCAGGTCACGTCCCCACCCGACGATGGAAGGATCATCGTGAGTGGCGTCGAGGCTGCAGAGTTCACCCTGGAGGACCTGAAAAAAGCTGTTGTGTCTTACGAGCATAATTATGAAAGCCTGAGATCCAAGGACTCCTTTGGCTTCAGGATCCAAGCAAGAGGACATTCGGAAGAAGGCACATTCAGGATTAAGATATTCAAGCAAGGTTATCTCTCTGAGCCTGAGGTGATAAACAACAAGGTCATCATTTCCTATGAGGGAGAGCACACCGTGATCAACCAGGATCATCTCAAG gtgGAGCAAGCCGATATTCTTCCAATGGAAATGGTGTTCATCATTACAGGACTTCCTCTTCTCGGCCACCTGGTCAAACTGACTAACAGCACAGGCTCTCCGGTCCTCGACTACATCCACTCCTTCACTCAAGAGGACATTAATCGGGGACACGTCCTCTATGTGTCTGCAACCTTTGAG GGCGATGACGCCTTCACAGTTGATGTCAGCAACGGTTTTACTACGGTGGAGGACCTGCGCGTCTCTGTGAACATCGTGCCTCAGCTCATTCCCATCCACACCTTCAACTTTACAGTGAGAGAAGGTCTCAGCAGGGCAATTGACGCAGAGATCGTCAACATCTCACATCCATTTTACACCTCGGAAAACATTGATTTTGTTGTGGAAGAGGCACCACAGCACGGGGAGATCGCTTACCTTGCTAGAAAAGAAGTGATCAACTTCACATGGAAAGAG CTGAAACTTGGACACATCTACTACGTGCACGACAGCACAGAGAGCACGGAGGACAGTTTCACCCTCTCTGCCTCGGCCTATGAGATCGAGCGCCGGAGCCTTCCCGTCACCATCAGGGTGACCGTGATACCGGTCAACGACGAGCCGCCGAACCTGGCGCGGAACACGGGACTGGAG GTTCTGGCCGGAGAGGAAGCGGACATCACCCCCAGCATGCTGAGCACCGAGGACGGCGACACTCCTGCCAAGGAGCTGGTTTACCACGTGGAGGGGCCGACCGGCGGCATGCTGGCGCTGAAAGAGGCCCCCGAAGAGGGCATCCTAAATTTCACACAGGCTCACATAGACAAAGGGGAGGTCATCTTCATTCACGAGG GTGAGGAGTCTGGAGGTTTCAGTTTCACGGTGACAGACGGCGAGCACACATCTCCTCTCTACAGATTCGTTGTCACGGCCAGGCCTCTCACCATCACCATGGTAAcgcaggaggagctgatggtGTTTCCAG gaACAAGGCAGTCTATTACCAGCGCCAATTTGGGAGCTGTGACCAATGAGGATGGCAATGAGATAAACTACGCCATTATCCGCCTCCCTCGCTTGGGAAGACTGATCCTGGCCAATGACAGGAACCAGTATGAGGAGATTACCCGCTTCTCACAAACACAG CTGGAGTCTGGATTGGTCTACTACGAGCACCAGATACCCGAGGAGCCTTTTTGGCTGGTGAGGGACTCCGTGGAGTTGACGCTGTTATCCCCACCGGCCCTCGATGTCCATCACATCCTGCCCATCACCATCTCGTATTTGGCTCCTCACAGTAACCTTTCCTCGCAGCTGTGGAAGAACAAAG GTTTGGAAATTGTGCAAGGCCAGAGGAAAGTCATCGATGATTCGATGCTTGATGCCTCCAACCTCCTGGCTGACCTACCCGAAGATGATCGAGCAGATGTGGATGTGGTCTTTCACGTTGAGCGCTTCCCTGACCACGGTCGTATCACTCTGGGAGGTCGGGACCTGCCTCGTAATGCCCCATCCTTCATGCAAGAAGATGTCACTCAGGGAAAGCTGGAGTATGTCCATGACGGCTCAGGTTTCCCCAATGACGCGTTCTTTTTTCAAGCCCGTATAAAATCTGAGGGTGAGGGTTCAGCCTCAACCGCCGGAGCCCTGATGCTGGAGGAGGTATTTAAAGTCTCGATCAAACCACGCGGCTCCGACTCCCCAGAACTAGTCACTATAGACATGCTCTTGGAGGTTCTCCAAGGCTCCACGACCCTTTTGACTCAAAAGCATCTCAACACCCGAGATGAGGACAGTCCGCCGCATGAGGTGCGCTTCAAAGTGACCAAAGACCCGAGCAACGGCCAACTGCTCGACATGCTCACCATGCGCCCCGTCTCTGAGTTCACACAGGAGATGGTCAATCGTGGGCAGGTGGGCTTCTCCAGCGACGGCAGCCTCGCCAACGGCTTCATGGAATTCGTCGTGTCGGACGGAGAGCACCAGACGGAGGCGCACACGCTCCACTTCGGCGTCCTCGCTCGCACCTTGTTCCTCGACAAAGCTTCCGAGATCAAGGTGAAGCAGGGCGATGACGAGACCCTGGTGACCGAGGAGATGTTGAAGGCCACTACAGGGGGCCCTGTAGAAGAGGACATCCTCTACAAGATCACCAACGTACCCAAGTATGCGGCTGTCATGGTCGATCGGCAGCCTACGTCCGCCTTCACCCAGAAGCAGATCAAGGAAGGCAGAGTCAGTGTCCGGTTTGTTAAATCAACGTCACCCCGCGACAGCGTTTCCTTTGTAGCGCGTAGCAAGGCTGCTaatgtgtcctctgtcctcaaCATCACCGTCCAGCCTCTGGCCAACATCGCCCAGGATCCTCTGCTACCGCAAGGGGCCCTTGTCCAGTTGGACAGGAAGCTCCTTGATGCAACTCTCCTGGCAAACAAGACCAGATCGTCCCCCACGTTCACCGTCATCCAGCAGCCCCAGGGGGCTCACTTCGTGAGGTCCAAGGGTCCCGGTGCAGGTCAGCCAGTGGACACATTCAGCCAGAGGGACCTGGATGAGGGGCGAATAGCTATGGAAATCCTGAATAGTGCCTCTGGATCACAAGGGGGGGTCAGTCAGGACGAGGCCCGCTTCCTGCTAAAAGCCCACGGAGTTCCTCCAGCAGAATGCGTGCTTTCCTTCCAGACGGGCCCCTACAACGCCTCGGGGGTCTACCCTCTCACTCTGTTGAGGGTCCCCTCAGAAGCCCCGAGCAATGAACTCCCTGAAGCCGGGTCTCCTCGTTCCACCTCGGCCAGCCCCCGCTGGAGGGACGACAGCGTCTGGCCCCGCGCAGATGctcccacaacaacaacatcttcTGGCTCTGGCTCCAGCGGGAAACCACACGTTTCCAGGCGCAACAACTTCTGGTCCATTCTCATTCCGATCCTggtgctccttctcctcttacTGCTGGCGGCCTTCTTGGCGTACTACCTGATCCGTAAAAACAAGACGGGCAAGCACGACGTCCAGACCGCGGCATCCAAGCCCAAGAACGGGGAGGTGGCCAGCGCAGAGACCTTCCGCAAAACCGACCCGGCCAACAACATCCCCATGTCCAACATGGCCTCCAAGGACGCAGAcccggagctgctgcagcactgtCGGACAACGGACCCGGCCTTGAAAAAGAACCAGTACTGGGTGTGA